ccccttctttttcTTAGCAGTATGTActgtttaaaacagaaaaaaatattttttcagtgATTTTCAGTCTCAATTGTTTAATCCAATATCTGAGACttcaaaaaaacccaaacaattAGAGATTATCCAGAGCGGGAAAGCAGCGACATGTACAGCAGGTCAGATACAGGGTGGTTATTAATGACCCAATGATTTAACACCAAGGATTTCagtgttttaataaacaaaatgcatttCCTGCATCGAAACCTGGAACTCTGCTGGTTTATTCTGACCTGAGACTCCGCCCCCAAGTGGACACGTTTATATCACATataaacacttatacactcagCTGTTTTTTTTGAAAGCATCTTACATCCACTTACACTGTAcatcaaaaatatttattatataaaaaattctTAATAGGTCAATTATTTTAAACCATGtgctttaaagaaaataataaaataaaaataagtgaaaAACAAGAGGTTGTGTTCTTGAAGTGATCTGTGAGTCTTGAGTCATTAAGGTGATGCTCCCTCACAGCTCGTTGTACAGAGGCCTGCACTTGGGCTCCATCTTGTCCTCGAGCACGGCGTCCGGAGCGCAGACCCACGGATCCTCTGTCTCCCACTGCCACTTCAGCAGCTGCTCCTTCAGGAGCTCCAGCACGGCTGTGTAACGCGGGTCCGAGGCCAGGTTGGTCTGTTCGGCCGGGTCAGAGTGCGTGTCGAACATCTCCCAGCGCTCCCTGTAGTAGTACTGCCTCAGTGTCTTGAACCAGTGGGTGGGCGTGCCCGCCTGCGTCCTCTGCAGCAGGTCTTGGAAGGTGGGCGAGACGTAGAGGTCCTGGTCGATGGGGAAGGGCGAGCGGTAGTTCAGGTTGTGCAGCAGGACGTAGCGGCCGCGCCTCACCGAGCGCATGGGGTAGTACATGGTGGCCTCGTGCAGACTCTGACTGCCGAACGCCGTGTCCCACACGGGCTCCGAGGACAGCGCAGGGAGCAGGGAGCGACCCGTCAGGTGGACCAGAGACCCGCGGGTCAGGCTGTAGGGAGGATACGGTACCGAGAACCAGTCCAGCAGAGTGGGAGTGACATCTGACAGGAAATGGAGAGATTATCAGATTATTAAAATCAGATTATTAGGCTGCATGTAAACGTATCTGATGTGTAAAATGAGAGCACAGTACGGCTGTGGAAGGATTACGCTCTGTAGAGTGCAAATGGCGCCATCATGTGGTCATAAAACATaacacaggagtgtgtgtgtgtgtgtgtgtctgtgggtgtgtcacCAAGCAGGCTGACGTAGGCGTCACTCGTCTGTCCCCAGCGCTCCCGGtgttcaggtgaggagatgaTCATGGGTTCGGCCACGCCCGAGTCATACAGGTTGGTTCGTCCGTTTGGAAAGGGGATCCCGTTATCGGAGCTGTACATCACCAGCGTGTCGTTCCCAAAGCCGGCGTCCCGCAACTCCTGCAAGACCAGACCAATACCTGCAGGAAGGAGGGGGAGGGGTCAGGGGTGGAGGCGGGGTCAGTACAACACACTACTGTTAAAGAGACCaaataaaagcagaaacagtaaaaaaggtgaaaatgaaggaaaaacCACTGACCCTGGTCCAGTCTGCTGACCGTGGTGTACTGAGCCGCCAGGTCGGCCCGAGCAGCCGGAGTGTCCGGGATGAAATACGGCACCTGGAAAAAatccaagaaaagaaaaactttttaaagtaaaaaaaaaagtatctaaaacaatttatttaggaaaaaaaatgaaaagaaaaaaactatttttaattggtttaatgtgaaaattaataataattaataaaaataataaataaataaatttaaattttaaagtaATTACAACaattatatattgatatattaaCTTTTTTGTTAAGTAATTAAGTTTCTGCTTCCCCACGTGGTTCTGACCGCCCGGCCACTTGTCTCACCTTCACCTGCTCAGGTGTGTAGTGCTGCGGCTTCCAGTCGGGAATTCTCCCCATGCCGCTCTCTCCGTTCCCGAACTTCTCACAGAAGGAGCCGTACTGAGGCTGTGAGTGACCACAGCGGTGCGGGTCGTGAAACGCTACATACAGGAAGAAGGGCCGAGTCTCCCCCCCGCTCCTCTCCTCCTGCCTGTGCTCCTGTAGAAACTTCCGGACCAGCAGCTTGATCCGGGTGATGTTGCGTCCCACCTGCAGGACCGAGCCGTTCTCCTCCGTGTAGGCGAAGTCGAAGGGAAACACGGCGCCCGGACCCACGTGCTTCttcccgatgatgcctgaggaACAGCAACATCAAATTAAATCAAAATccaaatcagatcaaataaaaatcaaatctaaaacaaatcaaatccaaatcaattcaaatcaaatcaaaaacagTTAATTCAGAGTAcatgagaagagaaaaaaacaaaacaatataaattTAATAAGTTTAAATTTGCAGGTCATGCGTCTGTAGGCGTAGGTGGTGTTGTTCCTCACCGGTGCGGACGTTGGACTGTTTCAGTAACAGCGGGAGACTCTGCACTCCGTCGAAGGAGTTAAAGTGGTGCACACCCTGGTGGAGGCCGTACATCCCGTTCTGGTGCTGCGGGGAAACAAAACCTCACGTCACTCCTCCATCAGCCGAGAACACGGTCACGCCGTGAGAGACGGCACGTCTGCATGCGCCCCGGCCCTGTGTACGGTGTAGTGGTGAGGTGACCGTGTCGGTACCTGCGGTAAGCCGGTGAGGATGGTGGAGCGACTGGGCGAGCAGCTGCTGACCGAGGTGAAGGCGTTCCGGAAAACCACGCCGCGTCCAGCCAGAGCCTTCAGGTGAGGAGTTCGCACCACCGTGTTGTTGTAGACCTCCGTCTCGAACCCCGCGTCGTCGGCTGCAGGGGAAATAAACGCAATACTGTGGATTTAAATATCACACATTTTACATATTAAAGCCTTAAACAGCTTCACAGTCCGGAGAATTTTGTTCTAAAGcatttttattagaaatgatTCAAAAGAATTGATTCATTCATGCTCAGTACATTGTTTAACAAactttactgtatattattacAACTAATAATCTTCAGTTATGCAGTAAAACATTAGTATTTATGTCTAAACAATTACCTTTACAAgcttaatcaaataaataacaacaatatcTTTATTAATGAACCGACTCCGATTCTTCCTTAAAATAAAGTGCTACAATTCTGTTCCTCTCTGCAGCCAGATTGATTATTGATTAGATTACTGATTATTATCAGCCTTATCAGCATTAATGACCTTTATTAGATGTTTATAACAGTTTATAACACGGTATAACAGTTACCGATGATGAGGAGCGCGTGTCTCGCGCACTCTCCCACcccacacagcagcagcagcagcaccgcCGTCTCGAGCTGGAGAAACACCGTCATTTCCGCCGTTATTAAAAGGAATGTTTGCGTGTAATCGTTTCAAATCGACTCTCTCGAGTCTCCGTGACGCTCCACGAGGTTTCTTACTGCCTTTAATAACATGATAAACCTTTCACTTCTGTAAAAAGTGTTCACGAGCGCCAAGGGACAAGCTGCACTCAAAACTTCACGCATAAACACAGTGACTTCCTTCTCCGCGTGTCACGTGATATGGATCACATGATAACTGTGGTTGCCATTTTGTAAAAAACCTCCATTTtttaggatttttaaaaaatatttttgtttgtttgttttttaggagGAGggtcatttaattttattcggCAGACGTTTGCAGGAGTAAtattaaattgttttattatCTTGCATGAGAAAATGTCCACGTTCAGACGAGTTTATTGATATTCTGTCTGGCTCTCtgtgttttcagtgttttctcACATCACAAACTGAATTTCGTTCTAGATAAAACTGgtactgaaaaataaattcttaaaacacttaaaaacaACTCGAAATGTGAGATAAAAGTAAGACGTCTGATTGAATAACGTCCGAATCCGAGATAGTGAGTCAAATGTTTGTCAaacgagtaaaaaaaaaaaacagcaataatTATTAGATAAAaaattatagaaataatattttGAGACGTCTGGGATATTCATtcagaatattaaatataaaaatttcagATACATTTGAGTTGATATAATACCTTAGAACAAGTCAGAAATCTGAGATaagtcattttcatttcaacatTTTCATACAAGATGAGAGAATTAAAAGAGCAATGAGTGAAATATTTGAGATAAATTAGAAGTTTAGATAATACGTCAGAtttaaataagtttttttttttaaaaaagacagaatgaaagaaagaaaaattcagAAAGATTTAGTAGAACCTTGAGATAATAAATCAGAGTTAATGAGTCAAAGGTTTGTTATAATTATGTCAGAATGTCAAAGGTTTGCGTCAGAATTGTGATCATaaatatgtttttgtatttttagacAAGTCTACATATGAGatcagattaaaataaataaataaaaatatctggcagaataaaaaagtgtgtgtgtgtgtgtgtgtgtctttcttgtAGGGTGTTTTCTCCACTCTGGCAACCCTCGCCGCTGAATGAGGAGGATGTTTGGTTTCTCGCTCTGTCACAAGAAAACTGCAGACTGAATCTCACACACAGGTAAAAGAAATCtacaaaataaacacttttaaataaataaataagggttTTAACTTGTTTTCCTGTGTGCAGTCTGACAGCTGAAGCTTCCTTGCTCtgttttctgcttttatttctctcagaTTAGCCGCCTATGCTAAATAACCACTGAGTTTACGTTGTCCCTGCTGCCTCATAACCGGGACCTGTGTCTTCTTTAttaattagttattattatttaattaattataattaaacaaattaaccCTGAGAGAAACTCACACACTGTGACTTCTAacgtctatttatttatttatttatttatttatttatttatttatttatttttgttttgtttgtagtgCCCTAGGTAGGGAGCAGGGATGTTTATCTGTACAGTGGAAATCGTTCCTCTGgggttcgtgtgtgtgtgtgtgtgtgtgtgtatgtgtgtgtgtgtatgtgtgtgtgtgtgtgtgtgtgtgtgtatgtgtgtgtgtgtgtgtgtgtgtgtatgtgtgtgtgtgtatgtgtgtgtgtgtgtgtgtagtcatatgatgaagacatgatcaTCAACAACTAGGATGAAAGTCCTGCTGTAGAAGTAAACAGATCATTTAAACACAAAGTAtctcatttaaataattaatgatgaatgaattaaatgtcattatgtcatatttttattattattattattatttttttgtaatcaaATTAAGTTGTTATTCCagataaaagtgtgtgtttaaacaagaGCATCACATCATAAGGATGTCAATCATGTAACCTGATGATTCAGAAAACTCCGCCCCTTTTTGTGTTTGTGGGCGCCTTCCATGACCGTGTCTTTAATTCACTGTGGCTGTTTGTTTTCCCTCCAGTTGAAGTGGCATGAGGAGGAGCTTCAACCATGTGATAAATCAATAGAAGgtaagtaaataataatgtcACACACGCTGgagatgtctctctctgtctctctttctgtctctctctctctctctctctctctgtatctctctttctctctctgtcttacatAATGTCTTTCTGTTTGTAACGTTTCCACTCCACACCCTACTAAATcaaaccacacccacacacacacacacacacacacacacccacacacacacacacacgtcttcacCAGTCCAGTTCATCTGCTACATCAtgactcactcatacaggcTAAGACAGGTTTGCCCAGCGTCGTCTTTTGCCACTCATTTGTTACGAATGAGGAGTCTAAAAGACTAAACTCTCTTTAGATAGAGATGAAGCAGGCTGAATGAATCCAATCAGCAGGTagtcaaacagcattgtgggaaATGTAGTTTCCCAAAGTGCATTAATGACTCAGAATGTCGTTTATTCCAGAGGTTTCAGCAGACTCTGGCTATGGAGTCCTTCTCCGGTTCTCTGAGGCGCGGCTTGGCCAGATGTTGCTCCGTCGCAATGCTGCGTTCGCGTCTTCCCGTCCTCACATGGCTGCCGGCGTACAGTCTGAcctggctgaagatggacatgCTGGCTGGACTCACCGTGGGGATGACCACCATCCCTCAGGCTCTGGCCTACGCCGAGGTGGCCGGCTTACCTGTGCAGGTAACGACTACGAAAGAGCATCTGGAATGACCAGTCCAGCAGCTCGCTGTACACTGGGATGTTTCATgtattagaaaaataatcaggatgtgtaaaaaaaaaaaaaaaaaacatcagggcGGTGTCATTCAgaatccacttcctgtttcggtTTCCTGTCACACTGCTCATGATCTGCTGCAACATTTCTGCTAGAACAGATTGATGAGTCACTTTGTGGTGGAGTCACGTCCACATCATCCCCGTCATTCCCATCGTCTCTATCATTCCCATCGTCCCCATCTTTTCCCATCATTCCCAATCTTTTCCCATGGCCCCCGTCATTCCCATCGTCTCTATTGTTCTTATCGTCCCAATCGTCctcatcatttccatcatcCCTATTGTTCCCATTGTCCCCATCGCTCCCACCATCCCCACCTTTTCCCATCACTCCCAATTTTTTCCCATCATTCCCATCATCCCCATCTTTTCCATTCCCCACCTTTTTCCATCACTCCCAATTTTTTCCCATCGTCCTCATCATCCCCATTGTCCACATTGTTCCTATCGTTCCCATCACCACCATTGTCCCCATTGTTCCCATCGTCTCCATCATTCCCATCATCCTCATTGTCCCCATCATTCCCATCATCCCCATTGTCCCCATCATTCCCATCATCCCCATTGTCCCCATCATCCCCATCTTTTCCCATCATTCCCATCGTCCCCATCTTTTCCAATCGCCCCATAATCCTCATCGTTCCCAACGTTCCCAACGGTCCCATCGTCCCTATCGTTCCCATCGTCCACATCGTTCCCATCCACCACACCGTTCCCATGGTCCACATCATTTCCATCACCTCTATCTTCCTCATCATtcccatcatctccatcatccctGTCACCCACATCTTCGCCTTTACTCCATCATCCACATcccagtcctcttcatcatctccatcattcccagtgttcccagtgttcccaCAAGTCTTTGCGCTTGTAACAGATGTAATAAGATTCTcgctctcttactcactctctctctctctctctctctctctctctctgcaccccCCATTCCCTGCAGTACGGTCTGTACTCG
This genomic window from Hemibagrus wyckioides isolate EC202008001 linkage group LG27, SWU_Hwy_1.0, whole genome shotgun sequence contains:
- the sgsh gene encoding N-sulphoglucosamine sulphohydrolase, encoding MTVFLQLETAVLLLLLCGVGECARHALLIIADDAGFETEVYNNTVVRTPHLKALAGRGVVFRNAFTSVSSCSPSRSTILTGLPQHQNGMYGLHQGVHHFNSFDGVQSLPLLLKQSNVRTGIIGKKHVGPGAVFPFDFAYTEENGSVLQVGRNITRIKLLVRKFLQEHRQEERSGGETRPFFLYVAFHDPHRCGHSQPQYGSFCEKFGNGESGMGRIPDWKPQHYTPEQVKVPYFIPDTPAARADLAAQYTTVSRLDQGIGLVLQELRDAGFGNDTLVMYSSDNGIPFPNGRTNLYDSGVAEPMIISSPEHRERWGQTSDAYVSLLDVTPTLLDWFSVPYPPYSLTRGSLVHLTGRSLLPALSSEPVWDTAFGSQSLHEATMYYPMRSVRRGRYVLLHNLNYRSPFPIDQDLYVSPTFQDLLQRTQAGTPTHWFKTLRQYYYRERWEMFDTHSDPAEQTNLASDPRYTAVLELLKEQLLKWQWETEDPWVCAPDAVLEDKMEPKCRPLYNEL